The Rhodamnia argentea isolate NSW1041297 chromosome 7, ASM2092103v1, whole genome shotgun sequence genome contains the following window.
AGGCAATCTGCAGACTACAGTCTAACCACTTGAGGCTTGAGGTAACAAATGGCTTCAACTTACGGCAGGATGAAAGAAACTCATCCTCCTGCCATAGTGCCCACAATTCCAGAAGCTGATGCGATAATTGTTCCACGCCATATGCACAATTATTCAAGCCTGTTGAGATGTAAACTACAAATTACACCATTCCCTATCAGCTTTACCAGTTTGTACTCGATGTGAGAAGACATTCCTAAGCTAGAAATTCGTCCGACAAGATTCAAAACAACATCTCCCTCGAAGATTTTCTTTCTGTCCTTCAAGACTAATATCCAATATCACCTCACCGAAAACAATCCACCATGACCCTAGTGAGGTCAGAGATGAACTCAGGAAAGAGAGCACGTTTTCCTCTCGAGCAGGCAGAGAATTGGTTTGCAACCTAAAAAAGAGCTCACATTTTGTTCCCCTTCAGGAGAAAATTCTAGCATATTCTGAGAAACAATCTAACTCTAACGACCATATGCAGGCACCAGGAAAACCCAAAAGCAGGACTCGGAAGAACGAAGCACGGAGAGAAACTCACTGCATCTTGGCCATCTTATCGGGATCGCCACCGGGAGCGAGCTTCCCGAGCTCGACGTCCATGTTGtcatcctcttcctcctcctcgtcctccctGTTCTTGGCGGCGCCACtcggggcggcggcggcggcggagacgGCAGAGCTCGTGGGGAGCGCGGAAGTGGAGGGCGGGTCGAGGAGGTTGTAGTCATCGTCGTCGTGTCCGGCAGCGGCGGCGGAGGGGGCGGCGGGGGCGGCCGGAGCGTCGGGATCGTCGGGCGGGGCCGGGGACTCGGGCGGCGACTGTTCCTGCTCCTCGAAGGCCGCCTCGAATGGGTCCTTGAATTGCTTCATCGCCTCGCGGCGGGCGTGCGATTGGGAAGACGATTCGCCCCGCGAAACGACCGTGTGGATTTGCGTAGCGAAGAGGACGTCGCGAGCGAATTTGTGGAGATGTTAAAAGACCACggtttccctcttcttcttttttcccaaataaagTCCTCGATAAACTAAACTCGCATCATTAATCATTAATTAAAATGAgaataaaaacagaaaattggtaattgttgttcttttttttttttcgggggagaaaatgggaagaaaattcaaatgagGGCCCAAAaaatcctcattttctcaaatatgagATCGAAGTgatctttattttaaataaaaatctaaagtgtcatcattatttcaaataagtatCTAACCTCGTCGACCAGCCAACCGACTACATATTCCAGCCTATCGAggatattttcgtcaaaatatagTTTTAACTTAacttttagttaaattaaattaagagtacaaaaaaattaaaaattaaaatacaaaaaaagggaaatattgGCGAGAGGCAATCCTAACCAAGAAAtattaaatgacgaaaataacCCTAAACAACTGGTGAgaggtccttttttttaaattgatatggCCATTtaaggctcttatttgaaacgatatcCATTTCAAGCCCTTGTTTGATAAATGaaggcactttaggcccttctttgagataATATCCACTCCATGCctttatctgaaaaaaaaaaaatgaaggcattttaaatccttatttgagatagaGCACATGAGTGTGAATtatcgttaatttttttttttttttttttttgtgggagtAATTTAGGAAAGAATAAAAGGTGATTCAATTTCTGACTTAATATAGGCAGTACGATATTGGACGAACAtgaaatttccaacaaaataaaaataaaaacatgcaAAGGATGGCTTATATAGAAaggacatgaaaaaaaaaacatatttaaccTTGATTAAACACGAGTAAATATGTAAAACCGGATACAATATCCAAGATAATTATGTCCAACCACCAAATCAATATCTTAGTTTGATTTACATCCGGTAGTTCCGTGTAATCTCGATTTGAACGTACATAGATGTAAATTTGGAACATAACCTTAGTACGCCGTATGGGGCATTTACATGTAATGTCGTATTTAATTGTAGCTGTTGTTTGGCCTGAACCGATGTGAGTCGCCCTAATCAGGCTTTGCTTCTCACTTCAATTGGACCGACAGCACCTCATCTTGCCCAGACCAGAACAGCTTGGTTGGGTCAAGATTTTGGGGGACAAATCGCTTCAATGACACCACGAACGGTTTGAGTCTGGACTTGTGGAAATGGAAACTCGCAATCACACGACAGAGCAACCAATCTGTAAACAGAGCCTCTAGACACCGCACCACATCCGCGGCTTATTTCCCAACGAGTGCCCTCTTTCGGATCATAACCCTGTGCGCCCCCAGATGATAAAAATTTACGGTCGCCACGGGACTTGATGGAAACATCACATTCCAACCCACAATCTTAAATGCAGCCATGCCATTGCCTCAAACTAACCCAACCGCCAAGATG
Protein-coding sequences here:
- the LOC115752475 gene encoding transcription initiation factor TFIID subunit 11; protein product: MKQFKDPFEAAFEEQEQSPPESPAPPDDPDAPAAPAAPSAAAAGHDDDDYNLLDPPSTSALPTSSAVSAAAAAPSGAAKNREDEEEEEDDNMDVELGKLAPGGDPDKMAKMQAILSQFTVEQMNRYESFRRSGFQKATMKRLLVSITGSQKVTMPMTIVMSGIAKMFVGEIVETARIVMSERKESGPIRPCHIREAYRRLKLEGKVPKRTVPRLFR